One uncultured Alphaproteobacteria bacterium genomic region harbors:
- a CDS encoding conserved hypothetical protein (Evidence 4 : Homologs of previously reported genes of unknown function), protein MSEHDDYEPHHESSPTDHVLNELQLHGYRPFADEPDQRFLPDGNQVAGAIADIFDALISTLEDTRLEPDLDDLLWSTVNVFHRATERIARELDDNEQAQKRSQRQQDGSEVKSVELERQIAEGKTLIERQNAFELMRDQAAEHYERQIGKPWLPRTGSKVNHRNLTSAMIDSRDFLMARKRAEQEVLLPPGPKIVVTGGLDFNDHRLIWAKLDQVHEKHPDMVLIHGKSPKGAEKIASLWAKNRNVPQIGFAPDWTKHGRAAPFKRNDAMLDIVPKGVVHFPGTGINDNLADKAKKLGIPVWKFGGA, encoded by the coding sequence ATGAGCGAGCACGACGACTACGAACCCCACCACGAATCGTCACCCACCGATCACGTCCTCAACGAACTCCAGCTCCACGGCTACCGCCCCTTCGCCGACGAGCCGGACCAGCGTTTCCTGCCAGACGGCAATCAGGTCGCGGGCGCAATCGCCGACATCTTCGACGCCCTGATCTCGACCCTGGAAGACACCCGCCTCGAACCCGACCTCGACGATCTCCTCTGGTCGACAGTCAACGTCTTCCACCGCGCCACCGAACGGATCGCGCGCGAACTCGACGACAACGAGCAGGCGCAAAAACGCTCGCAGCGGCAGCAGGACGGCAGCGAGGTGAAGTCGGTCGAACTCGAGCGCCAGATCGCCGAGGGCAAGACTCTCATCGAACGGCAGAACGCTTTCGAGCTGATGCGCGACCAGGCCGCCGAGCACTACGAACGCCAGATCGGCAAGCCGTGGCTCCCTCGCACCGGCTCAAAGGTCAACCATCGCAACCTCACCTCGGCGATGATCGACAGCCGCGACTTCCTGATGGCCCGCAAACGCGCCGAACAGGAAGTCCTTCTTCCGCCCGGCCCGAAGATCGTCGTCACCGGCGGACTGGACTTCAATGACCATCGGCTGATCTGGGCCAAACTCGATCAGGTCCACGAAAAGCACCCCGACATGGTGCTGATCCACGGCAAATCCCCGAAGGGCGCCGAAAAGATCGCCTCTCTCTGGGCGAAGAACCGCAATGTCCCGCAGATCGGCTTTGCACCCGACTGGACGAAGCATGGCCGCGCAGCGCCGTTCAAACGTAACGACGCAATGCTCGACATCGTGCCGAAGGGCGTGGTGCACTTCCCCGGCACGGGCATCAACGACAACCTCGCCGACAAGGCGAAGAAGCTCGGCATCCCGGTTTGGAAATTCGGCGGCGCGTGA